From Sinorhizobium sp. RAC02, a single genomic window includes:
- a CDS encoding ABC transporter ATP-binding protein: MKPHALVASRLSAGYGDTRILEGLDLAIPPGSITVIVGANACGKSTLLRTMSRLLSPQQGHVLLDGKSIHRIPSRELARTLGLLPQSPIAPEGIAVADLVSRGRHPHQGVFSRWTREDDEAVAAALAATRTVDLAERPVDELSGGQRQRVWIAMALAQQTELLLLDEPTTFLDISHQIEVLDLLTDLNQTRGTTIVMVLHDLNLAARYADHLVAMSDGRLHVSGRPEDVLTEENVRQVFGLESRIITDPTSGRPTMLPIGRHRMITGQAGAAGKNDTAPIRAFESEDPS; the protein is encoded by the coding sequence ATGAAACCCCACGCCCTTGTCGCAAGCCGGCTCTCCGCCGGCTATGGCGACACCCGCATTCTGGAGGGGCTGGACCTCGCCATTCCCCCGGGCAGCATCACCGTAATCGTCGGCGCCAATGCCTGCGGCAAGTCCACGCTGCTGCGTACGATGTCACGCCTCTTGTCTCCGCAGCAGGGGCATGTGCTGCTCGATGGCAAATCGATCCATCGCATCCCCTCGCGCGAGTTGGCGCGCACCCTAGGCCTCCTGCCCCAATCGCCGATTGCGCCGGAAGGCATAGCCGTTGCCGATCTCGTCAGCCGCGGGCGACATCCCCACCAGGGCGTGTTCTCTCGCTGGACGCGCGAGGACGACGAAGCCGTTGCGGCGGCACTTGCGGCAACCCGCACCGTCGATCTTGCTGAAAGACCGGTCGACGAGCTTTCCGGCGGACAACGCCAGCGTGTCTGGATCGCCATGGCGCTGGCGCAGCAGACGGAACTCCTGCTGCTTGACGAGCCGACGACCTTTCTCGACATCAGCCACCAGATCGAAGTGCTGGACCTCCTGACCGATCTCAACCAGACGCGCGGCACCACGATCGTCATGGTGCTGCACGACCTCAACCTGGCGGCACGCTACGCGGACCACCTCGTCGCCATGTCGGATGGCCGGCTGCATGTCTCCGGCAGGCCGGAGGATGTGCTGACGGAAGAAAACGTGCGGCAGGTCTTCGGCCTGGAAAGCCGCATCATCACAGACCCGACATCCGGGCGGCCGACCATGTTGCCGATCGGACGACATCGGATGATCACAGGACAGGCCGGCGCTGCCGGCAAGAACGATACCGCCCCGATCCGGGCATTCGAGAGCGAGGACCCGTCATGA
- a CDS encoding iron ABC transporter permease — protein MLLAPVTDIIVDNRRRRTRRHRLVVAVLLALLAAAFVITLLLGQSFTPPRDILRVLMGEDVAGVAFTVGQLRLPRAVLAILAGLSFGLGGVAFQIMLRNPLASPDIIGISWGASAAAVFAIVVLGLRGPMVSILAVGAGLGVALLVYGLSFRNGVAGTRLILVGIGVSAMLESVIAYILSTAPAWSLQDALRWLAGSVNGAQLGQTLPLIASLVVFGGLLLSRTRDLEALRLGDDTAAALGVRVSRTRVLIIISAVGMIASATAISGPIAFVAFLSGPIAARIVGNNGSLLVPAALVGAVLVLVGDYCGQFLLPSRYPVGVVTGALGAPYLLFLIVRVNRSGGSL, from the coding sequence ATGCTTCTTGCGCCCGTGACCGACATTATCGTTGACAACCGCCGCCGCCGCACCCGCCGGCACAGGCTGGTCGTCGCTGTTCTTCTCGCCCTTCTGGCCGCCGCCTTTGTCATCACCCTGTTGCTTGGGCAATCGTTCACGCCGCCTCGGGATATCCTGCGGGTCCTGATGGGCGAAGACGTGGCGGGCGTTGCGTTCACGGTCGGCCAGCTCCGGTTGCCGCGCGCGGTTCTGGCAATCCTCGCAGGCCTCAGTTTCGGGCTGGGAGGCGTCGCCTTCCAGATCATGCTGCGCAATCCGCTGGCCAGCCCCGACATTATCGGCATCAGCTGGGGCGCCAGCGCCGCGGCGGTCTTCGCCATTGTCGTCCTCGGCCTGAGGGGACCGATGGTATCGATCCTCGCGGTCGGCGCCGGGCTCGGCGTGGCACTCCTGGTCTACGGACTGTCGTTCCGCAACGGCGTTGCCGGCACGCGCCTCATTCTCGTCGGCATTGGTGTCTCCGCCATGCTGGAAAGCGTCATCGCCTACATCCTCTCCACGGCCCCGGCCTGGAGCCTGCAGGACGCCCTGCGTTGGCTGGCCGGCAGCGTCAACGGTGCGCAGCTTGGCCAGACGCTGCCCCTGATAGCATCCCTTGTCGTCTTCGGCGGCCTGCTGCTGAGCCGTACGCGCGACCTCGAGGCCCTAAGACTGGGGGATGACACCGCCGCAGCGCTGGGCGTCCGGGTCTCCCGAACGCGGGTGCTGATCATCATTTCCGCCGTCGGCATGATCGCCAGCGCCACAGCCATATCCGGGCCGATCGCCTTCGTCGCCTTCCTGTCGGGGCCGATCGCCGCCCGGATCGTCGGGAACAACGGATCGCTTCTCGTTCCTGCCGCTCTGGTGGGCGCCGTGCTCGTGCTGGTGGGCGACTATTGCGGCCAGTTCCTGCTGCCGAGCCGCTATCCCGTGGGCGTGGTCACCGGCGCATTGGGTGCCCCCTACCTGCTTTTCCTGATCGTGCGCGTCAACCGATCCGGAGGGTCGCTATGA
- a CDS encoding iron ABC transporter permease: MTAQAAKAQGMPRLAGRSRRLHTLWLFSLAAMLMLLSALSVAVGTRDVGFDDISAALGGQVETIGQAAVAMRIPRTLLGLLAGAALGLAGAIMQGVTRNPLADPGILGVNMGASLAVVVGVAWFSIDTIHAYIFTAILGAGAAAVFVYVIGSLGRGGATPLKLALAGAATSVAFSSLVIAVVLPRNDIAGGIRAWQIGGVGGATFERIYPVLPFLAVGFVISLLCARKLNALALGDDVAAGLGEHVALTRAVAAFGAILLCGATTAICGPIAFLGLIVPHLNRLLVGSDHRWLLPFSALGGAGLLLAADIVGRIIARPGELDVGIVTAFIGAPFFIWIVRRQRVRDL, encoded by the coding sequence ATGACGGCGCAGGCTGCCAAGGCACAGGGCATGCCGCGGCTTGCCGGGCGCTCGCGTCGCCTGCACACCCTGTGGCTGTTCTCGCTTGCAGCTATGCTCATGCTGCTCTCGGCCCTGTCCGTCGCGGTCGGCACGCGCGACGTCGGCTTTGACGATATCTCCGCCGCGCTCGGTGGACAGGTCGAGACGATCGGTCAGGCAGCGGTGGCCATGCGGATTCCCCGCACGCTGCTCGGTCTTCTGGCGGGCGCCGCGCTCGGCCTCGCTGGCGCGATCATGCAGGGTGTCACGCGCAATCCGCTTGCCGATCCCGGCATTCTCGGCGTCAATATGGGCGCTTCGCTTGCGGTCGTGGTCGGCGTTGCCTGGTTCAGCATCGATACGATCCATGCCTACATCTTCACGGCAATCCTCGGCGCCGGTGCGGCGGCGGTCTTCGTCTATGTCATCGGCTCGCTCGGGCGCGGCGGCGCGACGCCGCTCAAGCTGGCACTTGCCGGAGCGGCAACCTCCGTCGCCTTCTCGTCGTTGGTCATCGCGGTCGTGTTGCCGCGCAACGATATCGCCGGCGGCATCCGGGCGTGGCAGATCGGCGGCGTCGGCGGCGCGACCTTCGAGCGCATCTACCCTGTTCTGCCCTTCCTGGCGGTGGGCTTTGTGATCAGCCTGCTTTGTGCGCGCAAGCTGAACGCTCTTGCCCTCGGCGACGACGTCGCTGCCGGCCTCGGCGAGCACGTCGCGCTCACCCGCGCGGTCGCCGCATTCGGCGCCATCCTGCTTTGCGGAGCGACAACGGCGATCTGCGGTCCAATCGCCTTCCTGGGCCTCATCGTGCCGCATCTCAACCGCCTGCTGGTCGGGAGCGACCATCGATGGTTGCTGCCGTTTTCCGCGCTCGGCGGCGCCGGCCTGCTGCTCGCCGCCGATATTGTCGGCCGCATCATAGCGCGGCCGGGCGAACTCGATGTCGGCATCGTCACCGCGTTCATCGGCGCACCATTCTTCATCTGGATCGTACGCCGCCAGCGGGTACGGGACCTGTGA
- a CDS encoding iron-siderophore ABC transporter substrate-binding protein produces MPRLLRFCAALLIACLWAFTSGNARASDDTIYPIVIKHAFGTTTITKKPERVATVAWANHEVPLALGIVPVGFAAANFGDDNGDGLLPWVADKLADLKGAAPVLFDEGDGIDFEAVAATRPDVILAAYSGLSQSDYDTLSQIAPVVAYPGSAWSTDWREMIRLNSTGLGLAAEGEALIVRIEKEIADTVADYPILKGKSAIFVTHLDVTNLSTVNFYTANDTRVKFFADLGLVSPKSVLEATKPGQFAASVSAERVDAFGDVDIVVSYGSTPLLDAVKGDLLLSHMPAVRKDALVMLGQNPVGTAANPTPLSISWVLKDYVGLLAEAAGKAQ; encoded by the coding sequence ATGCCGCGGCTCTTGCGTTTTTGCGCAGCACTGCTCATCGCATGCCTCTGGGCATTCACCTCCGGCAACGCCCGGGCTTCGGACGACACCATCTATCCCATCGTCATCAAACACGCCTTCGGCACGACGACGATCACGAAAAAGCCTGAGCGGGTGGCGACGGTCGCCTGGGCAAACCACGAGGTCCCGCTCGCGCTCGGCATCGTGCCCGTTGGGTTTGCAGCAGCCAATTTCGGCGATGACAATGGCGACGGGCTGCTTCCCTGGGTTGCCGACAAACTGGCGGATTTGAAGGGTGCGGCGCCCGTGCTGTTCGACGAGGGCGACGGCATCGATTTTGAAGCAGTCGCTGCGACGAGGCCTGATGTCATCCTCGCGGCCTATTCCGGACTGAGTCAGTCGGACTACGATACGTTGAGCCAGATCGCCCCGGTCGTGGCCTATCCCGGCTCCGCCTGGTCGACGGACTGGCGCGAGATGATCCGTCTCAATAGCACGGGCCTCGGCCTGGCTGCCGAGGGCGAAGCGCTGATCGTCCGCATCGAGAAAGAGATTGCCGATACGGTCGCGGACTACCCCATCCTGAAGGGCAAGTCGGCCATCTTCGTTACCCATCTCGACGTGACGAACCTCAGCACGGTCAATTTCTATACGGCCAACGACACACGGGTGAAATTCTTCGCCGATCTCGGGTTGGTATCCCCGAAAAGCGTGCTGGAGGCGACGAAGCCGGGCCAGTTTGCAGCCAGTGTCAGTGCGGAACGGGTCGATGCCTTCGGCGATGTCGACATCGTGGTGAGCTATGGCAGCACGCCGCTGCTCGACGCCGTGAAGGGCGACCTGCTTCTTTCGCACATGCCTGCGGTCCGCAAGGATGCCCTCGTCATGCTTGGCCAGAATCCGGTCGGAACCGCCGCCAACCCGACACCGCTTTCGATCTCCTGGGTGCTAAAGGACTATGTCGGGCTTCTTGCCGAAGCCGCCGGGAAGGCGCAATGA
- a CDS encoding TonB-dependent siderophore receptor encodes MNIKQTSDDKRLHLTRCRNVMLLGCTALVALIPASLRAQQAEAGSATVLETIVIEGTGTTVNYDNDAKSIVATKTSSGSKMATEILNTPASVSVITAKEIQQRGAETVEEVLQYTAGVTTDFYGSDDRYDFFKIRGFDAYTYRDGLVLGRPFGGVREEAYAFERVEVLKGANSTVFGVSDPGGAVNFVTKRPKSEKFGEAYITGGSFNRKEVGFDFGDNLTSDDTLSYRFTGKLRDADAEYDYSRDDEKFFMGGLTWRPTDATSLSIVYDHLNKDGVPGSGGHPVGTDFDRDRFFGEPDYNYRGTNRNTVSVMLDHDFGSGFTFNTNARYSKTNTDFGYAYISGTSTDGSNTASRAFFGNEASSRQFIIDAHLQYEASFDNVESRTLIGAEYNSIAGDNDTYWGPAPSIDWTNPIYTGRPTSLPLIASTSNDQKGKALYMQQELTFADKIIVTAGLRNDWLDLSETNNLASTTKEADVSELTKRIGLTYRLTDEIAPYVTYAESVAPPAFGVDPERGEQIELGIKYQPGAFPALFTASVYDLTKTDVSRFNAATNSWEKLDGMRVKGLDLEAKAELTNNWSLTAAYSYLDAEIIDPKDPNRGNRPYHVPEHIASLWVNYTLEGNGRRGDMTFGLGGRYTGAYYFNDANTVKTGSNFVVDAAFTYKVFENTALELNVSNLFDRKHVDYGGFGADFYNPGRAVYATLRQTW; translated from the coding sequence ATGAACATCAAGCAAACTAGCGACGACAAGCGGCTGCATCTTACCCGGTGCCGAAACGTGATGCTTCTCGGCTGCACGGCCCTCGTCGCCCTGATACCAGCTTCTTTGCGCGCGCAGCAGGCGGAGGCGGGCTCCGCGACGGTTCTGGAAACGATTGTCATCGAGGGCACCGGCACCACCGTAAACTACGACAATGATGCGAAATCGATCGTGGCGACGAAGACCTCGAGCGGCAGCAAGATGGCGACCGAGATTCTCAATACGCCCGCCTCGGTTTCCGTGATCACCGCCAAGGAAATCCAGCAGCGTGGCGCGGAGACCGTCGAGGAGGTGCTGCAATATACCGCCGGCGTCACCACGGATTTCTACGGGTCGGATGATCGTTATGACTTTTTCAAGATCAGGGGCTTCGACGCCTACACCTATCGCGACGGCCTGGTCCTCGGTCGCCCCTTCGGCGGGGTGCGCGAAGAGGCCTATGCCTTCGAGCGCGTCGAGGTGCTGAAGGGCGCGAATTCCACGGTCTTCGGTGTTTCCGATCCGGGCGGCGCGGTGAATTTCGTAACCAAGCGACCGAAGAGCGAGAAATTCGGCGAAGCCTATATCACGGGCGGGTCGTTCAACCGCAAGGAAGTGGGTTTCGATTTCGGCGACAACCTGACCAGCGACGACACACTTTCCTACCGTTTCACCGGCAAGCTCAGGGACGCCGACGCCGAATACGACTATTCGCGCGACGATGAAAAGTTTTTCATGGGTGGCCTGACCTGGCGGCCGACCGACGCCACCAGCCTCTCCATCGTCTACGATCACCTCAACAAGGATGGCGTGCCGGGCAGCGGTGGCCACCCGGTCGGGACGGATTTCGATCGCGACCGCTTCTTCGGTGAGCCGGATTACAACTACCGTGGCACCAACAGGAACACAGTCAGCGTCATGCTAGACCATGATTTCGGCTCGGGCTTCACCTTCAACACGAATGCGCGCTACAGCAAGACGAACACCGATTTCGGCTACGCGTACATTTCCGGCACATCGACGGATGGCTCGAATACCGCGTCTCGCGCCTTCTTCGGCAATGAGGCATCCAGCCGCCAGTTCATCATCGACGCGCACCTGCAATATGAAGCAAGCTTCGACAATGTTGAAAGCCGCACCCTGATCGGTGCCGAGTACAACAGCATTGCCGGTGACAACGACACCTATTGGGGGCCGGCGCCGAGTATCGACTGGACGAACCCCATCTATACCGGTCGGCCGACATCGCTTCCGCTGATTGCCAGTACGAGCAATGACCAGAAGGGCAAGGCCCTCTATATGCAGCAGGAGCTGACCTTTGCCGATAAGATCATCGTTACGGCCGGGCTGCGCAATGACTGGCTGGATCTCAGCGAGACGAACAATCTGGCGTCCACGACAAAGGAAGCGGATGTCAGCGAACTGACGAAGCGTATCGGCCTGACCTATCGGCTGACCGATGAGATCGCGCCTTACGTGACCTATGCCGAATCGGTTGCACCCCCGGCCTTTGGCGTAGATCCCGAGCGTGGCGAACAGATCGAGCTCGGCATTAAATATCAGCCTGGGGCTTTTCCGGCCCTGTTCACGGCCTCCGTCTATGACCTGACCAAGACGGATGTATCGCGCTTCAACGCAGCGACGAACAGCTGGGAGAAGCTTGATGGCATGCGCGTGAAGGGCCTGGACCTCGAGGCAAAAGCTGAGCTGACGAACAACTGGAGCCTGACGGCCGCCTACTCCTATCTCGACGCCGAGATCATCGATCCAAAGGACCCGAACAGAGGCAATCGCCCCTATCACGTTCCCGAGCACATCGCCTCGCTTTGGGTCAATTACACGCTTGAAGGAAATGGCCGGCGCGGCGACATGACGTTCGGGCTCGGCGGACGCTATACCGGCGCCTACTATTTCAACGACGCGAACACGGTAAAGACGGGCAGCAACTTCGTTGTCGATGCGGCCTTTACCTACAAGGTCTTTGAAAACACCGCGTTGGAACTCAATGTCAGCAACCTGTTCGACCGCAAGCATGTCGATTACGGCGGCTTTGGGGCCGATTTCTACAATCCGGGCCGTGCGGTCTACGCGACGCTGCGCCAGACCTGGTGA
- a CDS encoding helix-turn-helix transcriptional regulator produces MSYLHAMTCYTEGIKVLAPVKWRSLDGLVGVFWDAEGQSGAKGYYLSPDPRIVIFFSDVSPFIQMTNREGGMAAHARPMTRAVYVPAGVPLWTSFTSSHRFSHLDLHLHKDRMLRFLSPSVGMSCALAALRRPVEIQDVGAIETLAGLLVDEVSTPTKHAVYAESLVGSIVSGLLDVSDHGTELPNGRLTQAQLNKLIMHVNTRSDGRLSVAEMAETVGLSESWFANVFKQTTGKTPLQWQLARRIDLAQKLLVESELSITDIAAQLGFSDQAHLTKTFRQIVGGTPAAWRRMQQFN; encoded by the coding sequence GTGAGTTATCTGCACGCGATGACCTGCTATACCGAGGGCATCAAGGTCCTCGCGCCGGTCAAATGGCGCAGCCTTGATGGTCTGGTGGGTGTATTCTGGGATGCCGAAGGCCAATCCGGCGCAAAGGGGTACTATCTGTCCCCCGATCCACGCATCGTGATTTTCTTCAGCGACGTGTCGCCCTTCATCCAGATGACCAACCGCGAAGGCGGAATGGCTGCGCACGCCCGTCCCATGACGCGGGCAGTCTACGTGCCTGCCGGCGTGCCGCTCTGGACCAGCTTCACGTCCTCGCACCGTTTTTCCCATCTGGACCTGCACCTGCACAAGGACCGGATGCTGCGCTTCCTGTCGCCTTCGGTCGGCATGTCCTGCGCGCTTGCGGCCCTTCGCCGCCCGGTCGAGATCCAGGATGTCGGAGCGATCGAAACACTGGCGGGCCTGCTGGTCGACGAGGTCTCCACCCCGACGAAACACGCGGTTTATGCGGAAAGCCTTGTTGGCAGCATCGTCAGCGGCCTGCTCGATGTTTCTGACCACGGAACGGAACTTCCCAATGGCAGGTTGACCCAGGCGCAGCTGAACAAGCTCATCATGCACGTCAACACGCGTAGCGATGGCCGGCTGAGCGTCGCCGAAATGGCCGAAACGGTTGGTCTTTCCGAAAGCTGGTTTGCCAATGTCTTCAAGCAGACGACCGGCAAAACACCGCTACAGTGGCAGCTCGCCAGGCGCATCGACCTTGCACAAAAGCTGCTTGTGGAAAGCGAACTGAGCATAACGGACATCGCCGCCCAGCTCGGCTTCTCCGATCAGGCGCATCTGACGAAAACCTTCCGGCAGATCGTCGGAGGAACACCCGCCGCGTGGCGGCGGATGCAGCAGTTCAACTAA
- a CDS encoding amino acid synthesis family protein yields MALDIRKICTFLEETHIEGGKAAPRPFNVVVVAAIIRNPWAGRGFVEDLRPEIIRIAGPLSTEMTRRLLAQMPAETIEACGKAAAVGVNGEIEHASAMIHTLRFGNPFRDAIGGTNYLEFANTRNAPGALLSLPMMHKSENGKRSHFLTANYQIADAPHPDEIVVAIAAADGGRPHARIADRFQDIAEMEAEFSRP; encoded by the coding sequence ATGGCCCTCGACATCCGAAAGATCTGCACCTTCCTCGAGGAGACCCATATCGAAGGCGGCAAAGCCGCGCCGCGACCGTTCAATGTCGTTGTCGTCGCCGCCATCATCCGCAACCCCTGGGCCGGCCGGGGCTTCGTTGAGGACCTCCGCCCGGAGATCATCCGCATTGCCGGGCCGCTCAGCACGGAAATGACCCGTCGCCTGCTGGCGCAGATGCCGGCGGAGACCATCGAAGCCTGCGGGAAAGCCGCCGCCGTCGGCGTCAATGGCGAAATCGAACATGCCTCGGCGATGATCCACACGCTTCGCTTCGGCAATCCGTTCCGCGATGCGATCGGCGGCACCAACTACCTGGAATTCGCCAACACGCGCAACGCGCCCGGCGCCCTGCTTTCCCTGCCCATGATGCACAAGAGCGAGAACGGCAAGCGTTCCCATTTCCTGACTGCGAACTACCAGATCGCCGACGCCCCGCATCCGGACGAAATCGTCGTCGCCATCGCAGCCGCAGACGGCGGGCGTCCTCACGCCCGCATTGCCGATCGCTTCCAGGACATTGCAGAGATGGAGGCGGAATTCTCACGTCCTTGA
- a CDS encoding helix-turn-helix domain-containing protein, which translates to MDQKSRILSLRDVASQINSGGDLSTVLQHLIAAACRHANWALGSIMGIDAAHGYAHVIVRHDPTLLQRDLPDRWELATSPSLIALQRNEPVYIRDARESEEFPGYRKEAFERDYRTVLVMPMDCADAEGRPMVLSVIARTVTEVTEDDLAFLGTIIHLGAIAVEKQHRLAAEKRGSERLVRALAAHTSLLEHVLSDGSVSSLAAMVGRLLPNPLVVVDFTVNQVIAGRSPLATDFDDAAWQAAAPTTFARVLIRAAREAVERGSTETTPIFLEDGARRLRVSARAEPLMVDRQLVGALVIFPFAAAEGELDQLMLDSAKFALSVQMMRSFLRFRFETRTQSELFFEIVERRWRDAADIGQRAARLGLDLSLPQQMIVVDFPERAKAFGGGSIDVEHTLSRIMQQASIEAGLVAIDGGVVCLIKHEAGHRQERTTKLMRRIAEELGRYLGEPPIVVAGSRCSGLDDYATAWERCSRMIRIGRSFGLTGALSTQDFGPLPMLVSAADVGDVRSFVRDSVGAIAEHDRENGTPYLETLSTYLEEGCRSQACADRLGLHVTTLRYRLARIQELFGIDVETPERRFSVELALRLHSVIDNHAFGER; encoded by the coding sequence TTGGACCAGAAATCACGGATACTGTCGCTTCGCGATGTCGCGAGCCAGATCAACAGCGGCGGCGATCTGTCGACCGTGCTGCAGCACCTGATCGCGGCCGCCTGCCGGCACGCCAACTGGGCGCTCGGCTCCATCATGGGCATCGATGCGGCGCACGGCTATGCCCATGTTATCGTGCGGCATGATCCGACGCTCCTCCAGCGCGACCTGCCGGACCGCTGGGAACTCGCGACCAGCCCATCGCTCATCGCGCTCCAGCGCAACGAACCCGTCTATATTCGCGATGCGCGCGAGAGTGAAGAATTCCCAGGCTACCGCAAGGAGGCGTTCGAGCGCGATTACCGGACAGTGCTCGTCATGCCGATGGACTGCGCGGATGCGGAAGGCCGACCGATGGTGCTGAGCGTCATCGCCCGCACGGTGACCGAGGTCACGGAGGACGACCTCGCCTTCCTCGGAACGATCATCCACCTCGGCGCGATCGCCGTCGAAAAACAGCACCGCCTGGCGGCGGAAAAGCGCGGGTCGGAGCGGCTCGTCCGGGCGCTTGCGGCACATACCTCGCTGCTGGAGCACGTGCTCAGCGACGGTTCCGTCTCTTCGCTCGCCGCGATGGTGGGAAGACTGTTGCCCAACCCGCTCGTCGTCGTGGACTTCACCGTCAACCAGGTGATCGCCGGGCGCTCGCCGCTGGCGACGGATTTCGACGATGCCGCCTGGCAGGCGGCGGCGCCCACGACCTTTGCCCGTGTGCTCATCCGCGCGGCGCGGGAGGCGGTGGAACGCGGCAGCACCGAAACCACACCGATCTTCCTTGAGGACGGCGCGCGACGGCTGCGCGTCTCCGCCCGCGCCGAACCGCTGATGGTCGACCGCCAGCTGGTCGGGGCGCTGGTGATCTTCCCCTTCGCGGCTGCTGAAGGCGAGCTGGACCAGTTAATGCTGGACAGTGCGAAATTCGCACTCAGCGTCCAGATGATGCGCAGCTTCCTGCGTTTCCGCTTCGAGACGCGCACGCAAAGCGAGCTTTTCTTCGAGATCGTCGAGCGGCGCTGGCGGGATGCGGCCGATATTGGCCAGCGTGCCGCGCGGCTCGGGCTTGATCTGTCGTTGCCGCAGCAGATGATCGTGGTCGATTTCCCGGAGCGGGCAAAGGCTTTTGGCGGCGGTTCCATCGATGTGGAGCACACGCTTTCGCGCATCATGCAACAGGCCTCGATCGAGGCCGGACTCGTGGCGATCGATGGCGGCGTCGTCTGCCTCATCAAACATGAGGCTGGACACCGGCAGGAACGCACCACGAAGCTCATGCGCCGTATCGCCGAGGAGCTTGGCCGTTATCTCGGCGAGCCGCCGATCGTGGTTGCCGGAAGCCGTTGCAGCGGTCTCGATGATTATGCCACGGCCTGGGAACGATGCAGCCGGATGATCCGCATCGGCCGTTCCTTCGGGTTGACGGGCGCGCTCTCCACGCAGGATTTCGGGCCGCTGCCCATGCTTGTTTCCGCAGCCGACGTCGGCGACGTGCGCAGCTTCGTGCGCGATAGTGTCGGGGCGATCGCCGAGCACGACCGGGAGAACGGCACGCCCTATCTGGAAACACTTTCCACCTATCTGGAGGAAGGTTGCCGCAGCCAAGCCTGTGCGGACCGGCTCGGCCTTCACGTCACGACGCTGCGCTACCGGCTGGCGCGCATTCAGGAACTCTTCGGCATCGACGTGGAAACGCCGGAACGACGCTTTTCCGTGGAACTTGCGCTTCGTCTCCACAGTGTCATCGACAATCATGCCTTCGGCGAGCGCTGA
- a CDS encoding flavin reductase — protein MADEATAQDAPIDPVALRRAFGTFVTGVTVLTTCEADGTPRGMTANSFTSVSLDPPLLLVCVAKSASSYATFTAANCFAVNILHEGQVDVSATFASKSPDKFQSVNHDRVHTGAPVLTDSLTWFDCSLTSSVDAGDHAILIGQVRAFGTSPTAPLGFCRGRYASVKDPLPAGWLASHGMIIGYLIEAGDGLLLCSDGKGGWVLPSARRRKADRELVLDGGDALRLVPEETFLYSVFDVADSDPGYLVYRARLAGEGAQISLPDTLRFFPVEDLPYDAIATHELRSMLRRYVQERQAGRFGIYMDSDDGGRVAMIDGQARAWLQASQDQGQ, from the coding sequence ATGGCGGATGAGGCGACAGCACAGGACGCACCGATCGACCCCGTCGCGCTTCGCCGCGCCTTCGGCACCTTCGTCACCGGCGTTACGGTCCTCACCACCTGCGAGGCCGACGGCACGCCGCGTGGCATGACGGCCAATTCCTTCACCTCCGTTTCGCTAGATCCGCCGCTCCTGCTCGTCTGTGTCGCCAAATCGGCGTCCAGCTATGCCACCTTCACCGCGGCGAACTGTTTCGCAGTCAATATCCTGCATGAAGGTCAGGTCGATGTCTCGGCGACCTTCGCCTCAAAGTCGCCGGACAAATTCCAATCGGTCAATCATGACCGGGTGCATACGGGCGCGCCCGTGTTGACGGACAGCCTGACCTGGTTCGATTGCAGCCTCACCAGTTCCGTCGATGCCGGCGATCATGCGATCCTGATCGGCCAGGTGCGCGCCTTTGGCACCAGCCCGACAGCACCGCTCGGCTTCTGCCGAGGGCGCTATGCCAGCGTGAAGGACCCGCTGCCGGCAGGATGGCTTGCTTCGCACGGCATGATCATCGGCTATCTCATCGAGGCTGGCGACGGGTTGTTGCTGTGCTCGGACGGCAAAGGGGGGTGGGTGCTGCCCTCTGCGCGGCGGCGCAAGGCCGACCGCGAACTGGTGCTGGACGGCGGCGATGCGCTGCGCCTCGTGCCGGAGGAAACCTTCCTCTATTCCGTCTTCGACGTTGCCGACAGCGATCCCGGATATCTCGTCTACCGGGCGCGACTGGCCGGGGAGGGTGCGCAGATCAGCCTGCCCGACACCTTGCGTTTCTTTCCCGTCGAGGACCTGCCTTACGACGCGATCGCCACCCACGAACTGCGCTCCATGCTGCGGCGCTACGTGCAGGAGCGCCAGGCCGGTCGTTTCGGCATCTACATGGATTCTGACGATGGCGGCCGCGTCGCGATGATCGACGGGCAGGCTCGCGCCTGGCTCCAGGCCTCCCAAGACCAAGGACAATGA